The Humulus lupulus chromosome 4, drHumLupu1.1, whole genome shotgun sequence genome has a window encoding:
- the LOC133831222 gene encoding probable 2-oxoglutarate-dependent dioxygenase SLC1, with the protein MSPAIAMSKSADPHDEVGENESQQSQQLLKYYQKGVKHLYESGITKVPDKYILPLEERPNIITHKNHNQPTPTTTTTTTSPKDSNNLIKLPVIDFSDLMESSKRPQVLKSIENSCQQYGFFQVVNHGIPKEVIRDMMEVSTKFFELPHEERAKYMSSDMKAPVRYGTSFNQTKDKVFCWRDFLKLVCHPISDVLPQWPSSPVDFRNLAATYAKETKSLFLILMEAIVESLGIVGTTTNTTTKDEEKDKDNNIMEKFEDGSQLMVVNCYPPCPQPDLTLGMPPHSDYGFLTLLLQDEVEGLQIQFQDQWLTVDPIPGSFVVNVGDHLEIFSNGKYKSVLHRVLVNSMRARISVASLHSLPFMHMVSPSPKLTNEANPKRYKDTDFSSFLEYISSREPKRKNFLESRKIGLNFGRQNDDQSR; encoded by the exons ATGTCTCCAGCAATAGCAATGTCCAAGAGTGCTGATCCTCATGATGAGGTGGGAGAGAATGAGTCACAACAAAGCCAACAATTACTCAAGTACTACCAGAAAGGAGTAAAGCACCTCTACGAAAGTGGCATAACTAAAGTGCCTGACAAGTACATTTTGCCACTTGAAGAACGACCCAACATTATCACCCACAAAAATCATAATCAGCCAACTCCAacaacaaccactactactacttctcccAAAGACAGCAACAATCTTATTAAGTTGCCTGTCATTGATTTCTCTGACCTTATGGAAAGTTCCAAGAGACCCCAAGTCCTCAAATCCATTGAAAACTCTTGTCAGCAATATGGTTTCTTTCAG GTTGTGAACCATGGCATTCCAAAAGAAGTGATTAGGGATATGATGGAAGTAAGCACAAAATTCTTTGAGCTTCCACATGAGGAGAGAGCTAAGTACATGTCTTCTGATATGAAGGCCCCAGTGCGCTATGGAACAAGCTTTAACCAAACTAAAGACAAAGTCTTTTGTTGGAGGGACTTTCTCAAGCTTGTCTGCCATCCCATATCTGATGTTCTTCCTCAATGGCCTTCTTCACCAGTAGACTTTAG AAATTTGGCGGCTACCTACGCAAAAGAAACCAAAAGCTTATTCCTAATATTAATGGAGGCCATTGTGGAGAGCTTAGGGATTGTGGgaaccaccaccaacaccacaacaaaagatgaagaaaaagaCAAGGACAACAACATCATGGAGAAATTTGAAGATGGGAGCCAGCTAATGGTTGTGAATTGCTATCcaccttgtccacaacctgattTAACCCTAGGGATGCCTCCACACTCCGACTATGGTTTCCTCACTCTTTTGCTCCAAGATGAAGTTGAAGGCCTTCAAATCCAGTTCCAAGATCAATGGCTCACCGTCGATCCAATCCCCGGCTCCTTCGTCGTCAACGTCGGTGATCATCTTGAG ATATTTAGCAATGGAAAGTACAAGAGTGTTCTACATAGGGTTCTTGTAAACTCCATGAGAGCTCGGATTTCAGTGGCATCATTGCATAGTCTGCCATTCATGCACATGGTTTCACCTTCACCAAAACTCACCAATGAAGCCAATCCAAAGCGTTACAAGGACACTGATTTTTCAAGCTTCTTGGAGTACATTTCTTCTCGTGAGCCTAAGAGGAAGAATTTCCTCGAGTCTAGGAAAATTGGCTTGAACTTTGGAAGACAAAACGATGATCAATCAAGGTAG